A single region of the Kwoniella botswanensis chromosome 1, complete sequence genome encodes:
- a CDS encoding 40S ribosomal protein S0 produces the protein MSTDRLPKALQATEEDIQLLLAAQAHLGTKNCDKTMEPYVWKRRADGIHVLNVGKTWEKLVLAARVLATIDNPNDICVISARPYGHRAVLKFGKFTGAQAIAGRFTPGSFTNYITRSFKEPRVIIVTDPRVDHQAIREAAYVNIPVIAFCDTDASLKFVDIAIPGNNKSRHSVGLLWYLLCREVLRLKGQVPRGPTGPSGWETLPDLFFYRDPEEIEREAAEKAAAQADAEGADADAAASAAATGVAQEWDAGNAADAVLAAQPTDQALDWSAEPTSGDWTAEPAQDASGGW, from the exons aTGTCCACCGACAGACTCCCTAAAGCCCTTCAAGCTACCGAAGAGGATATCCAACTCCTCTTGGCTGctcaagctcaccttggtaCCAAGAACTGTGATAAGACTATGGAACCATACGTCTGGAAAAGACGAGCTGATG GTATCCACGTTCTCAACGTCGGTAAGACCTGGGAAAAGCTCGTTCTCGCTGCCCGAGTTCTCGCTACCATCGACAACCCCAACGATATCTGTGTGATCTCCGCTAGACCTTACGGTCACCGAGCCGTCCTCAAGTTCGGTAAATTCACCGGTGCTCAAGCTATCGCTGGTCGATTCACCCCTGGTTCATTCACCAACTACATCACTCGATCTTTCAAGGAACCCCGAGTCATCATCGTTACCGACCCAAGAGTTGACCACCAAGCTATCCGAGAGGCTGCTTACGTTAACATCCC AGTCATCGCCTTCTGTGACACTGACGCTTCTCTCAAATTCGTCGACATTGCTATCCCAGGTAACAACAAATCCCGACACTCTGTCGGTTTACTCTGGTACTTGCTCTGTCGAGAAGTCCTCCGATTGAAGGGTCAAGTCCCAAGAGGTCCTACCGGTCCTTCAGGATGGGAAACCCTCCCCGATTTGTTCTTCTACAGAGACCCTGAGGAGATCGAACGAGAGGCCGCCGAGAAGGCCGCTGCCCAAGCCGATGCTGAGGGTGCCGATGCCGATGCCGCCGCTTCCGCCGCCGCAACTGGTGTAGCCCAAGAATGGGATGCTGGAAACGCCGCTGACGCCGTCCTTGCTGCTCAACCCACCgaccaag CCCTCGACTGGTCTGCCGAACCTACCTCCGGTGACTGGACCGCCGAGCCCGCTCAAGACGCTTCGGGCGGTTGGTAA
- a CDS encoding ribosomal protein L11: MSKVATAQLVKIVVPAGLAKPTPPVGPALGARGVKAMDFCKEFNARTANYVQSIPIPTLITISPDRTFTFTTRTPPVSYLIKKTLGLEKGSGEAMGKPTGSKLSLKHVYEIAKVKALDEDLAAVGLERIAKGVLGTARSLGVEVVP, translated from the exons ATGTCAAAAGTAGCGACTGCTCAGCTAGTA AAGATAGTAGTACCAGCTGGGCTTGCTAAACCTACACCTCCAGTTGGTCCAGCATTAGGTGCGAGGGGTGTGAAAGCTATGGATTTTTGTAAGGAGTT CAACGCCCGTACAGCTAATTACGTCCAATCCATCCCTATACCCACACTCATAACGATCTCCCCCGATCGTACATTCACTTTCACAACACGTACACCGCCGGTATCGTATCTTATCAAGAAGACTTTAGGTCTTGAGAAAGGATCAGGGGAAGCTATGGGTAAACCTACAGGATCGAAGTTGTCTTTGAAACATGTGTACGAGATAGCGAAGGTGAAAGCTCTCGATGAGGATTTGGCGGCGGTGGGGTTGGAGAGGATAGCAAAAGGTGTATTAGGGACGGCGAGGAGTCTGGGTGTCGAGGTGGTGCCGTAG